In the Geobacter sp. FeAm09 genome, one interval contains:
- a CDS encoding methyl-accepting chemotaxis protein: MTIKTKLTLNVVIVIIIIASVTVGSIVGMSFVKSKLQYLTQRSTPFQMRTVEFQRFIQSATASLVKVEASRNQAEYGAAKATAEKALAEVKTAQENLEALSNDAKNQTYDEFVAVATDIYSVTESKLKAEAEASAASKTIIGKIRESNLKLRELDKKIQGLQKTSSSLYAKSIETTKSVSGKVRGIEMLKLALKDLQLNLFDLQRATTRKALILAQGKFNTSINKIQQSDYLKASPHLSGELHHISAKSAELIKLLGASVGQTSTDSANRDALVKEVNDKIGAMMLVIEQEMTTAGETYTTETGRQGGLFSQNSTATGILVDNSELISLGLTVEGMSSRLFTLATAKEVTDAEGEIQRTFARIDKLRGELDKKLTSVRAQQELQILRGAVASLTTIRGLLLAKDGVIAKIQNRIAMEAKAAAVTAKMNEIVAKQLERGKSTVSVAQGDQEKAILTVNRMVNFTTLLIAGISIGAVIFGIIFGIWVYHSISRPLNTLQRVSRSVANGELNTDISGAGTDEIGKVQESMAVMVGNLRDMVGKIKSATFSLASSSDQMSATSTTLEKGAGEQTARIEQSAAAITEMSQTTLEVARNTAETSEAAENMKRIAMDGKNVMQNTMTELASFADMVKDASRKVEDLGAQSEEISNIVTLIKDVADQTNLLALNAAIEAARAGDMGRGFAVVADSVRKLAERTTEATDDIARTITKMQSSVTESVDCMKTERESVEKVLEHVNQTLASIDSIVAYVGQVTDMVQRIAVATEEQSSTSEDVSKNMNEIAGITRNIQGSFTDIKNSSVSLSALASELNVMVEWFKV, translated from the coding sequence ATGACGATCAAAACAAAACTGACGTTGAATGTTGTTATTGTCATTATCATCATTGCCTCCGTGACTGTCGGCAGCATCGTGGGCATGAGCTTTGTGAAGTCGAAACTCCAGTATCTCACCCAACGCAGCACCCCGTTCCAGATGCGGACGGTCGAATTCCAGCGCTTCATCCAGAGCGCCACCGCCTCCCTGGTCAAGGTGGAGGCATCCCGCAACCAGGCGGAATATGGCGCGGCCAAGGCCACCGCTGAAAAGGCCCTGGCGGAGGTGAAAACCGCCCAGGAAAATCTCGAAGCGCTGTCCAACGACGCCAAGAACCAGACCTACGACGAGTTTGTCGCCGTGGCGACCGACATCTACTCCGTAACGGAGAGCAAGCTCAAGGCGGAAGCGGAGGCCAGCGCCGCCAGCAAGACCATCATCGGCAAAATCCGGGAAAGCAACCTGAAGCTGCGGGAACTGGACAAGAAGATCCAGGGGTTGCAGAAAACCTCCTCGTCGCTGTACGCAAAATCCATCGAAACGACGAAAAGCGTATCGGGCAAGGTCCGCGGCATCGAGATGCTCAAACTGGCGCTCAAGGATCTGCAACTGAACCTTTTCGACCTGCAACGGGCCACAACGAGGAAGGCGCTTATCCTGGCCCAGGGAAAGTTCAACACCTCCATCAATAAAATCCAGCAGAGCGACTACCTCAAGGCGTCCCCGCACCTGTCGGGAGAACTCCATCATATTTCCGCCAAATCCGCCGAGTTGATCAAACTGCTCGGCGCCTCCGTCGGCCAGACCAGCACCGATAGCGCCAACCGCGACGCCCTGGTCAAGGAGGTCAACGACAAGATCGGCGCCATGATGCTCGTCATCGAACAGGAGATGACGACCGCCGGCGAGACCTACACGACGGAAACCGGACGCCAGGGGGGACTCTTCAGCCAAAACAGCACGGCTACCGGCATACTGGTGGACAATTCAGAGCTCATCTCCCTCGGCCTCACGGTCGAGGGCATGTCGTCGCGCCTGTTCACCCTGGCCACCGCCAAGGAGGTGACGGATGCCGAAGGCGAGATCCAGCGCACCTTTGCCCGCATCGACAAACTGCGGGGGGAACTGGACAAGAAACTGACCAGCGTGCGCGCCCAGCAAGAACTGCAGATCCTGCGGGGGGCCGTGGCCAGCCTCACGACCATCAGAGGCCTGTTGCTGGCGAAGGACGGCGTAATCGCCAAGATCCAGAACAGAATCGCCATGGAGGCGAAGGCCGCCGCCGTAACCGCAAAAATGAACGAGATAGTAGCCAAGCAACTGGAGCGTGGAAAAAGTACGGTCAGTGTCGCCCAGGGCGACCAGGAGAAGGCGATCCTGACGGTCAACAGGATGGTCAACTTTACGACGCTTCTGATAGCGGGGATCAGCATCGGGGCGGTGATATTCGGCATCATCTTCGGCATCTGGGTCTACCACTCCATCTCCCGGCCGTTGAACACCCTCCAGCGGGTTTCCCGCAGTGTGGCCAACGGTGAGCTGAATACGGATATTTCCGGGGCCGGGACCGATGAAATCGGCAAGGTCCAGGAATCCATGGCCGTCATGGTCGGCAACCTGCGCGATATGGTCGGCAAGATCAAATCGGCCACCTTCAGCCTGGCAAGCAGTTCCGACCAGATGTCGGCCACCTCCACCACCCTGGAAAAGGGGGCGGGGGAACAGACCGCCCGTATCGAGCAGTCGGCGGCGGCCATTACGGAAATGTCCCAGACGACGCTGGAAGTGGCGCGCAACACCGCCGAGACGTCCGAAGCGGCGGAAAACATGAAGCGCATCGCCATGGATGGCAAAAATGTGATGCAGAATACCATGACGGAACTGGCATCGTTTGCCGACATGGTGAAGGATGCCTCCCGAAAGGTGGAGGACCTGGGGGCGCAGTCTGAGGAGATCAGCAATATTGTCACGCTGATCAAGGATGTTGCCGATCAGACCAATCTGCTGGCGCTCAACGCGGCCATCGAAGCGGCCCGCGCCGGCGATATGGGACGCGGATTCGCCGTGGTCGCCGACAGCGTCCGGAAGCTGGCGGAGCGTACGACCGAGGCCACGGATGACATCGCGCGCACCATCACCAAGATGCAGTCGAGCGTTACGGAGTCGGTGGACTGCATGAAAACGGAGCGGGAATCGGTGGAGAAGGTGCTGGAACACGTCAACCAGACCCTGGCATCCATCGACAGCATCGTGGCCTACGTGGGCCAGGTCACCGACATGGTCCAGCGCATTGCGGTCGCCACGGAAGAGCAATCATCCACCTCCGAGGATGTGTCGAAGAATATGAACGAAATAGCGGGCATCACCAGAAATATCCAGGGTTCGTTCACCGACATCAAAAACTCGTCGGTAAGCCTTTCCGCCCTTGCCTCGGAACTGAACGTCATGGTCGAGTGGTTCAAGGTGTAG